Proteins from a genomic interval of Polaribacter sejongensis:
- the purU gene encoding formyltetrahydrofolate deformylase produces the protein MKPQVVSFLIKCPDQKGLVAKITTFFYENGFNILSSQQYVNSVENTYFMRVRLNADGTNISKEALENNFQQLATPLDIDWSVNYGDKKQNVAIMVSHTSHNLYDLLERSKEGRLDCNVKMIISNHNKLRYVADMFNIPFYHLPVIKETKRDQEDQVVQLLDANEVDLVIMARYMQILSSDFIKHYPERIINIHHSFLPAFQGANPYKKAYERGVKLIGATAHYATVDLDEGPIIEQDVKPVTHESTPTTLKRIGADIEKLVLARAVKNHLNHQIIVSGNRAIVFPEAGE, from the coding sequence ATGAAACCACAAGTAGTCTCTTTTTTAATAAAATGTCCAGATCAAAAAGGATTGGTAGCTAAAATCACCACTTTTTTTTATGAAAATGGATTCAATATTTTAAGTTCTCAGCAATATGTAAATTCTGTTGAGAATACATATTTTATGAGAGTTCGTCTAAATGCAGATGGAACAAATATTTCTAAAGAAGCATTAGAAAATAACTTTCAACAACTGGCAACGCCTTTGGATATCGATTGGTCTGTTAATTATGGCGATAAAAAACAAAATGTAGCCATTATGGTTTCGCATACCAGTCATAATTTATATGATTTATTAGAGCGTTCTAAAGAAGGACGTTTAGACTGTAATGTGAAGATGATTATCAGTAATCATAATAAATTAAGGTATGTTGCAGATATGTTTAATATTCCTTTTTATCATTTACCGGTAATAAAGGAGACCAAAAGAGATCAAGAAGATCAAGTTGTGCAATTGCTAGATGCTAATGAAGTAGATTTAGTTATTATGGCTAGGTATATGCAGATTTTATCTTCAGATTTTATCAAACATTATCCAGAGAGAATTATCAATATTCATCATTCTTTTTTACCTGCTTTTCAAGGAGCAAATCCGTATAAAAAAGCATACGAAAGAGGTGTGAAGTTAATTGGAGCAACGGCACATTATGCAACGGTAGATTTAGATGAAGGCCCAATTATTGAGCAAGATGTAAAGCCGGTAACCCACGAAAGTACACCAACAACTTTAAAGAGAATTGGTGCTGATATAGAAAAATTGGTGTTGGCAAGAGCGGTTAAAAACCACTTGAATCATCAAATAATCGTTTCAGGAAATAGAGCTATTGTTTTTCCGGAAGCAGGAGAATAA
- a CDS encoding 1,4-dihydroxy-2-naphthoyl-CoA synthase translates to MIQPEWKTVKEYEDITYKKCNGVARIAFNRPNVRNAFRPKTTKELYDAFYDAGEDVNIGVVLLSAEGPSTKDGVYSFCSGGDQKARGHQGYVGEDGYHRLNILEVQRLIRFMPKAVIAVVPGWAVGGGHSLHVVCDLTLASKENAIFKQTDADVTSFDGGYGSAYLAKMVGQKRAREIFFLGRNYSAQEAYEMGMVNAVIPHGELESTAYEWAQEILEKSPTSIKMLKFAMNLTDDGMVGQQVFAGEATRLAYMTDEAKEGRDAFLEKRKPNFPKKWIP, encoded by the coding sequence ATGATACAACCCGAGTGGAAAACTGTTAAAGAATACGAAGACATTACCTACAAAAAGTGTAATGGAGTTGCTAGGATAGCATTTAATAGACCTAATGTTAGAAATGCTTTTAGACCTAAAACAACAAAAGAATTATACGATGCTTTTTACGATGCAGGCGAAGATGTAAATATTGGAGTTGTGCTACTTTCTGCGGAAGGACCAAGTACAAAAGACGGTGTGTATTCTTTTTGTTCTGGAGGAGACCAAAAAGCACGTGGACACCAAGGTTATGTTGGTGAAGATGGTTACCATAGACTAAATATATTAGAAGTGCAACGGTTAATCCGATTTATGCCAAAAGCAGTAATTGCAGTGGTACCGGGTTGGGCAGTTGGTGGTGGACATAGTTTACATGTTGTTTGCGATTTAACTTTAGCTTCTAAAGAAAATGCTATTTTTAAACAAACAGATGCAGATGTAACGTCTTTTGATGGTGGTTATGGTTCTGCATATTTAGCAAAAATGGTGGGGCAAAAAAGAGCTAGAGAAATCTTTTTCTTAGGAAGAAATTATTCTGCGCAGGAAGCTTATGAAATGGGAATGGTGAATGCCGTTATTCCTCATGGTGAGTTAGAGTCTACTGCTTACGAATGGGCACAAGAAATTTTAGAAAAAAGTCCGACTTCTATTAAAATGTTAAAGTTTGCGATGAACTTAACAGACGACGGAATGGTTGGTCAACAAGTTTTTGCTGGTGAAGCAACTCGTTTAGCCTACATGACAGATGAAGCAAAAGAAGGTCGAGATGCTTTTCTTGAGAAGAGAAAACCAAACTTTCCTAAAAAATGGATACCATAG
- a CDS encoding alpha/beta hydrolase-fold protein, which translates to MLICLSGYAQKIIKKTIISDYADDKRDIKIYLPEGYDSEEEKNYPLAVVLDSELLFDAYVGNSVLFAAKDKAPKQIVVGIEMAKTRKKDTYFNTTTGELTTDNKKFYQFVKDEVIFEIESNYNTSPFISIVGQGTSANLVSFFLGEKIPLINSYICINPLFSDFIGQQLQSYNLPRYEKEDNTFYLYINNSTSFSVDKQTKIGELQGGLKSLEIKNLNIINDTINTPSSISAISEAIPRALNQVFQVYSAISKEEFDKNIKDLSPSDAIAYLENKYLEIDFLFGSNLGIRESDIFAIEKIIMEKENGDQLLPFGKMILKLYPSSPLGDYYIGKFYESSKQISKAIVHYKIGYGKMDPADPNADRFYENILRLGGR; encoded by the coding sequence ATGTTGATTTGCCTTAGCGGGTATGCACAAAAAATTATAAAAAAAACAATTATCTCTGATTATGCTGATGATAAAAGGGACATAAAAATATATTTACCAGAAGGTTATGATTCTGAAGAAGAAAAAAATTATCCTTTAGCAGTTGTTTTAGATAGTGAGCTTTTGTTTGATGCGTATGTAGGAAATTCTGTGTTATTTGCTGCTAAAGACAAAGCACCAAAGCAAATTGTGGTAGGAATTGAAATGGCTAAAACCCGTAAAAAAGACACTTACTTTAATACTACAACAGGAGAATTAACTACAGACAACAAGAAATTTTATCAATTTGTAAAGGATGAAGTTATTTTTGAAATCGAAAGCAATTACAATACTTCTCCTTTTATTTCTATTGTTGGTCAAGGTACTTCTGCAAACTTAGTATCCTTTTTTTTAGGAGAAAAAATTCCACTTATCAATTCTTACATCTGTATAAACCCTCTTTTTTCTGATTTTATAGGACAGCAATTGCAAAGTTATAATTTACCGAGATATGAGAAAGAAGACAATACTTTTTACCTATACATAAACAACTCTACGTCGTTTTCTGTAGATAAACAAACTAAAATAGGAGAATTACAAGGAGGTTTAAAGTCTTTAGAGATAAAAAACCTAAACATTATAAACGACACCATTAACACACCAAGTAGCATATCTGCTATTAGTGAAGCAATTCCTAGAGCCTTAAATCAAGTTTTTCAAGTATACTCTGCTATTTCTAAAGAGGAGTTTGACAAAAACATAAAAGATTTATCGCCATCAGATGCGATTGCTTATTTAGAAAACAAATACTTAGAAATTGATTTCCTTTTTGGAAGTAATTTAGGAATTCGAGAAAGTGATATTTTTGCTATCGAGAAAATAATTATGGAAAAGGAAAATGGAGATCAGTTACTTCCTTTTGGTAAAATGATTTTGAAATTATACCCTTCATCTCCGCTAGGTGATTACTATATTGGTAAATTTTACGAAAGTAGTAAACAAATCAGTAAAGCAATTGTACATTATAAAATTGGTTACGGAAAAATGGATCCTGCAGACCCAAATGCAGATAGATTTTATGAAAACATTTTAAGATTGGGAGGAAGGTAA
- a CDS encoding DNA-binding protein, with amino-acid sequence MSLQEDLYEEDENLQDGEDNSEEVDMYLKEGDKVSLVIETETNLGYTVLINEEFDGLLFRSEVFQELEENMEVVGYVKQIREDGKIDVSLRPQGFRNVIDSDVEKVLTKLKDSREGFLLLTDKSSPDSIRFHMKMSKKAFKKAVGNLYRQKLILIKEDRIELV; translated from the coding sequence ATGAGTTTACAAGAAGATTTATACGAAGAAGACGAGAATTTACAAGATGGTGAGGATAACTCGGAAGAGGTAGATATGTACTTGAAAGAAGGAGATAAGGTCAGTTTAGTAATTGAGACAGAAACCAATTTAGGATATACTGTTTTAATTAATGAAGAATTTGACGGTTTACTTTTTAGAAGTGAAGTTTTTCAGGAGTTAGAAGAAAATATGGAGGTTGTTGGTTATGTGAAACAAATTCGTGAAGACGGAAAAATAGATGTTTCTTTAAGACCACAAGGTTTTAGAAATGTTATTGATTCTGATGTAGAAAAAGTACTGACAAAACTAAAAGATAGTAGAGAAGGTTTTTTATTATTAACTGATAAAAGTTCTCCAGATTCTATTCGTTTTCATATGAAAATGAGTAAAAAGGCATTTAAAAAAGCTGTTGGAAATTTATACAGACAAAAACTAATTCTTATCAAAGAAGATAGAATAGAGCTTGTTTAA
- the menD gene encoding 2-succinyl-5-enolpyruvyl-6-hydroxy-3-cyclohexene-1-carboxylic-acid synthase: MYPKKELAQIVISACSQFNIDTVVISPGSRNAPLTVGFSNHPEINALSVVDERCAAFFALGIAQQTQKPVAIICTSGSALLNYYPAIAEAFYSNIPLVVISADRPKHLIDIGDGQTIRQENVFDNHILFAANLIENEKFKTRNSQLIGEALQIAVSQKGPVHINVPFDEPLYETVEEMQTFNFPHISLSSLDNSHIDYGNLSKIWNTAEKKMILVGVNYPDADLHKLMDLYAEDESVLILTETTSNLHQEKSVNSIDQLIFSLDDKQFEDLKPEVLITFGGMIVSKKIKQFLRKYPPKQHWNIDEKKAVNTFFCLSEFIQIKPLDFFSKFNRTIIKKESNYQQKWLKIRDEKRIKHQEYLSRATHSDFKVFEQVVESVPTNSQLQISNSSIIRYAQLFSIDKTNTVFCNRGTSGIDGSTSTAIGAAFANKNQTVFITGDISFFYDSNALWNTNIPKNFRIILINNAGGGIFKIIPGPGTTNAARYFETPHTLTAEHLCKMYELDYLKADSIETVTAQLQGFYETSEKPKILEIFTPSEENDLILSAYFKYIQ, encoded by the coding sequence ATGTACCCTAAAAAAGAACTCGCACAAATTGTAATTTCAGCATGTAGTCAATTTAATATTGATACGGTTGTTATTTCTCCAGGATCTAGAAATGCTCCTTTAACGGTTGGTTTTTCTAATCATCCAGAAATAAATGCATTAAGTGTTGTAGATGAGCGTTGTGCTGCTTTTTTTGCATTAGGTATTGCACAACAAACTCAGAAACCGGTTGCCATTATATGTACATCTGGTTCTGCGTTGTTAAATTATTATCCGGCAATTGCAGAAGCTTTTTACAGCAATATTCCGTTGGTTGTAATTTCTGCAGACAGACCAAAACATTTAATTGATATTGGAGACGGACAAACGATTCGTCAAGAAAATGTGTTTGATAATCATATTTTGTTCGCTGCCAATTTAATTGAAAACGAGAAGTTTAAAACACGTAATTCTCAGTTAATAGGAGAAGCTTTGCAAATAGCAGTTTCGCAAAAAGGACCTGTGCATATAAACGTTCCGTTTGATGAACCTTTGTATGAAACGGTAGAGGAAATGCAAACTTTTAATTTTCCGCATATATCTTTAAGTTCTTTAGATAATTCTCATATTGATTATGGTAATTTGTCAAAAATATGGAATACAGCAGAAAAGAAAATGATTCTTGTTGGGGTTAATTATCCTGATGCCGATTTACATAAATTAATGGATTTGTATGCAGAGGATGAATCTGTTTTAATTTTAACAGAAACAACTTCTAATTTACATCAAGAAAAATCTGTTAATTCTATAGATCAGTTAATTTTTTCTTTGGATGATAAGCAGTTTGAAGATTTAAAACCAGAAGTGCTAATTACTTTTGGAGGCATGATTGTTTCTAAGAAAATTAAACAGTTTTTAAGAAAATATCCACCAAAACAGCATTGGAATATTGATGAAAAGAAAGCGGTAAATACGTTTTTTTGTTTATCAGAATTTATACAAATTAAACCATTAGATTTCTTTTCGAAATTTAATAGAACAATAATAAAAAAGGAAAGTAACTATCAACAAAAATGGTTGAAAATTCGTGATGAAAAACGCATAAAACATCAAGAATATTTATCAAGAGCAACACATTCAGATTTTAAAGTTTTTGAGCAAGTTGTAGAGAGTGTTCCTACTAATAGTCAGTTACAAATTAGTAACAGTTCTATAATTAGATACGCACAATTATTTTCTATTGATAAAACAAATACAGTTTTTTGCAATAGAGGTACAAGCGGAATTGACGGAAGTACGTCTACCGCAATTGGAGCTGCTTTTGCAAATAAAAATCAGACGGTTTTTATTACGGGAGATATTAGTTTTTTCTATGATAGTAATGCTTTATGGAATACGAATATTCCAAAGAATTTTAGAATTATATTAATCAACAATGCTGGTGGCGGAATTTTTAAAATTATTCCAGGACCAGGAACTACCAATGCTGCGAGGTATTTTGAAACTCCGCATACTTTAACTGCAGAACATTTGTGTAAAATGTACGAGTTAGATTATTTAAAGGCAGATTCTATCGAAACAGTAACGGCACAATTACAAGGTTTTTATGAAACATCAGAAAAACCAAAAATATTAGAAATTTTCACTCCAAGTGAAGAAAATGATTTAATTTTATCAGCATATTTTAAATACATACAATAA
- the fsa gene encoding fructose-6-phosphate aldolase: MKFFIDTANLEQIKEAQALGILDGVTTNPSLMAKEGITGEVNIINHYKEICELVEGDVSAEVISTDFDGMVKEGEALAALNPQIVVKLPMIKDGVKACKYFSSKGIKTNVTLVFSAGQALLAAKAGATYVSPFIGRLDDISTDGMNLIKEIRLIYDNYGFETQILAASVRNTMHIINCAKLGSDVMTGPLSAIEGLLKHPLTDSGLATFLADYKKGN; this comes from the coding sequence ATGAAATTTTTTATTGATACTGCAAATTTAGAGCAAATTAAAGAAGCGCAAGCTTTAGGTATTTTAGACGGAGTTACTACAAACCCATCTTTAATGGCTAAAGAAGGTATTACTGGCGAAGTAAACATCATTAACCATTACAAAGAGATTTGTGAGTTGGTAGAAGGTGATGTTTCTGCAGAAGTTATTTCTACAGATTTTGACGGAATGGTAAAAGAAGGTGAAGCTTTGGCTGCTTTAAATCCTCAGATTGTTGTGAAATTACCAATGATTAAAGACGGTGTAAAAGCGTGTAAATATTTTTCTTCTAAAGGGATTAAAACAAACGTAACGTTAGTGTTTTCTGCAGGTCAGGCTTTATTGGCTGCTAAAGCAGGAGCAACGTATGTTTCTCCGTTTATTGGTCGTTTAGACGATATTTCTACAGACGGAATGAACTTGATTAAAGAAATTCGTTTAATTTATGACAATTACGGTTTCGAAACTCAAATTTTAGCAGCTTCTGTACGTAATACAATGCATATTATTAACTGTGCAAAATTAGGATCTGACGTTATGACTGGACCTTTAAGCGCTATTGAAGGTTTGTTAAAACACCCTTTAACAGATAGTGGTTTGGCTACATTTTTAGCAGATTACAAAAAAGGAAACTAG
- a CDS encoding SDR family oxidoreductase, translating to MYKVVLITGASSGIGKSVATFLSKKGYKVYGTSRNPKNTANFSFELIALDVLKVDTINAAIDFIIEKEGKLDVLVNNAGMGITGPIEDTPTDEMRAVFNTNLFGAVDVMKAVLPQMRKQKSGTIINVTSIAGYMGLPFRGLYSATKGALETITEATSMEVKPFGIKVACVAPGDFATNIAAGRYHTPVFDDSAYKENYQMNLNLMDAHVSGGMDPIEMAKAVHKIIENKNPKIHYKVGGFMEKFSIVLKRILPDRMYEKILMNHYKL from the coding sequence ATGTATAAAGTCGTATTAATTACCGGAGCTTCTTCTGGAATAGGAAAATCTGTTGCTACTTTTTTATCTAAAAAAGGATATAAAGTATATGGTACAAGTAGAAATCCTAAAAACACAGCTAATTTTTCTTTTGAATTGATTGCTTTGGATGTTTTAAAGGTTGATACCATTAATGCAGCTATCGACTTTATTATTGAAAAAGAAGGAAAGTTAGATGTTTTGGTAAACAATGCAGGAATGGGAATTACGGGGCCAATTGAAGATACGCCGACTGATGAAATGAGAGCTGTTTTTAACACCAATCTTTTTGGTGCTGTAGATGTAATGAAAGCTGTTTTACCACAAATGCGAAAACAGAAATCAGGAACTATTATAAATGTAACTTCTATTGCTGGTTATATGGGTTTACCTTTTAGGGGATTATATTCTGCGACAAAAGGTGCTTTAGAAACCATAACGGAAGCAACAAGTATGGAAGTAAAACCATTCGGAATTAAAGTAGCTTGTGTTGCACCTGGAGATTTTGCAACCAATATTGCTGCAGGAAGATATCATACACCGGTTTTTGATGATTCTGCTTATAAAGAGAATTATCAAATGAATTTAAATTTGATGGACGCGCATGTAAGTGGAGGAATGGATCCGATAGAAATGGCAAAGGCTGTACATAAGATTATAGAAAATAAGAACCCTAAGATTCATTATAAAGTAGGTGGTTTTATGGAAAAATTCTCTATTGTTTTAAAGCGAATTTTACCAGATAGAATGTATGAAAAGATTTTAATGAACCATTATAAATTATAG
- a CDS encoding DUF4199 domain-containing protein: MEDQANSKSLIVNYGVILAVAGILLSVITYAMGEHLKPHWSISVISIGLTTALVVLGIKKYKEINNGFISWGQGVKIGVGICILSALITAIYQYIFMTVIEPDFMQQAMEIQNQAYLDGGMTEAQIEGANEIAQKFQSPGIIAAISIIGAAILGFIISAIASAIMKKTEEETY; encoded by the coding sequence ATGGAAGATCAAGCAAACAGTAAAAGTCTAATTGTAAATTATGGTGTTATTTTAGCAGTTGCTGGAATATTATTGAGTGTTATTACCTACGCAATGGGTGAACACCTTAAACCACATTGGTCAATTTCAGTTATATCTATTGGTTTAACCACAGCTTTAGTTGTTTTAGGTATAAAAAAATATAAAGAAATTAATAATGGTTTTATCTCTTGGGGACAAGGTGTTAAAATTGGTGTTGGTATTTGTATACTTTCTGCATTAATTACAGCCATTTATCAATATATTTTTATGACTGTTATAGAGCCTGACTTTATGCAACAAGCTATGGAAATTCAAAATCAAGCATATTTAGATGGAGGAATGACAGAAGCGCAAATTGAAGGCGCTAATGAAATAGCTCAGAAATTTCAATCTCCAGGTATTATAGCTGCTATTTCAATTATTGGTGCTGCAATATTAGGTTTTATTATTTCTGCAATTGCTTCTGCAATCATGAAAAAAACGGAAGAGGAAACATACTAA
- a CDS encoding glycosyltransferase family 2 protein, with the protein MDISVVIPLLNEDESLQELYDWIAKVMQSNRYLYEIIFIDDGSTDNSWNVIEKLSAAHTEVKGIRFQRNFGKSQALDAGFDMAKGAVVITMDADLQDNPDEIPELYDLIIKEDFDLISGWKKKRYDNVITKNIPSKLFNAAARKTSGLKLNDFNCGLKAYKNEVIKAVKVSGEMHRYIPVLAKNEGYTKIGEKVVQHQARKYGETKFGMDRFVNGFLDLITISFLSKFGKRPMHIFGLWGTLMFLFGTTSAFYIGAYKLYKLFNGIKTILITDNPWFYIALTSMILGTLLFLAGFIGELIIKTKSNEKHYTIKEKLNF; encoded by the coding sequence ATGGATATTTCGGTAGTAATACCACTTCTTAACGAAGATGAATCTTTACAAGAATTATACGATTGGATTGCAAAAGTTATGCAATCCAATCGTTATTTATATGAAATCATTTTTATTGATGATGGTAGTACAGATAATTCGTGGAATGTAATTGAAAAATTATCCGCTGCACATACCGAGGTAAAAGGAATACGATTTCAAAGGAACTTCGGAAAATCGCAAGCTTTAGATGCTGGTTTCGACATGGCAAAAGGAGCTGTTGTAATTACCATGGACGCAGATTTACAAGACAATCCAGATGAAATTCCTGAATTATACGATTTAATTATTAAAGAAGATTTCGACCTAATTTCTGGTTGGAAAAAGAAACGTTATGACAACGTTATTACAAAAAACATTCCTTCAAAATTATTTAACGCTGCAGCCAGAAAAACATCTGGTTTAAAACTAAACGATTTTAACTGCGGACTAAAAGCCTACAAAAACGAGGTTATAAAAGCAGTAAAAGTAAGCGGAGAAATGCACCGATACATTCCCGTTTTAGCAAAAAACGAAGGCTATACTAAAATAGGAGAAAAAGTAGTACAACACCAAGCAAGAAAATACGGAGAAACTAAATTTGGAATGGACCGTTTTGTAAATGGTTTTTTAGATTTAATTACCATTTCTTTTTTATCAAAATTCGGTAAAAGACCCATGCACATTTTTGGTCTTTGGGGAACTTTAATGTTCTTATTTGGAACAACATCTGCATTTTATATTGGCGCTTACAAGCTTTACAAACTTTTTAACGGCATTAAAACAATTTTAATTACAGATAATCCTTGGTTCTATATAGCATTAACTTCTATGATATTAGGAACACTATTATTTTTAGCAGGATTTATTGGAGAACTCATTATAAAAACAAAAAGTAACGAAAAACACTATACAATTAAAGAAAAACTCAATTTCTAA
- a CDS encoding phospho-sugar mutase, with amino-acid sequence MDNILDKAKQWLTATFDAETQTEIQELINNNPDALADRFYKDMEFGTGGMRGVMGAGTNRINKYTLGRATQGLSNYLIENVKKEQLSVVIAYDCRHNSKKFAKVVADVLSANNIKVFLFEDLRATPELSFAVRHLGCDAGIVLTASHNPPEYNGYKVYWADGGQIVPPHDGGIIGNVNALDFSEIKFDANEALIEVIGKEVDDAFIDASVKNGTLSDKVDRKNLKIVFTSLHGTSIVSVPDALAKAGYTDVHIVEEQREPDGDFPTVKSPNPEEPEALKMATDLANKVGADIVIGTDPDCDRLGVAIRDTDGNMKLMNGNQTMVVMTEFLLKKWKEEGKMNGKQFVGSTIVSTELVNDVAASYGVETKVGLTGFKWIAKMVRDFPELDFIGGGEESFGYMVGGFVRDKDAVTATLLACEVAAYAKQSGSSFYEELLAIYVKNNFYKEHLISITKKGMDGAAEIQQMLSDMRNNPLTEIDGEKVESLSDYDASTRKNLITGEVTNIDLPKSNVLIYQTESGTRIAARPSGTEPKIKFYFSVNTSLDTKENATSVEAALDAKIQRIIKEMKLN; translated from the coding sequence ATGGATAATATTTTAGACAAAGCAAAACAATGGTTAACAGCTACTTTTGATGCTGAAACTCAAACTGAAATTCAAGAATTAATTAACAATAATCCTGATGCTTTAGCAGACAGATTCTACAAAGACATGGAATTTGGAACTGGAGGAATGCGTGGAGTTATGGGTGCTGGAACCAACCGAATTAATAAATATACATTAGGTAGAGCAACTCAAGGTTTGTCTAATTATTTAATAGAAAACGTAAAAAAAGAACAATTAAGCGTAGTAATAGCATACGATTGTAGACATAATAGTAAAAAGTTTGCCAAAGTAGTAGCAGATGTTTTATCTGCAAATAATATAAAAGTATTTCTTTTTGAAGATTTACGCGCAACTCCAGAATTATCTTTTGCTGTACGTCATTTAGGATGTGATGCAGGTATTGTATTAACAGCTTCTCACAACCCGCCAGAATATAACGGCTACAAAGTATATTGGGCAGATGGTGGACAAATTGTTCCTCCGCATGATGGTGGAATTATTGGAAACGTAAATGCTCTAGATTTTTCTGAAATTAAATTTGATGCAAACGAAGCTTTAATTGAAGTAATTGGTAAAGAAGTAGATGACGCTTTTATTGATGCTTCTGTTAAAAACGGAACTTTATCTGATAAAGTAGATCGCAAAAATTTAAAAATTGTTTTTACATCTTTACACGGAACTTCTATTGTTTCTGTACCTGATGCATTGGCAAAAGCAGGTTATACGGATGTTCATATTGTTGAAGAACAAAGAGAACCAGATGGAGATTTCCCAACAGTAAAATCTCCAAACCCAGAAGAGCCAGAAGCTTTAAAGATGGCAACTGACTTAGCGAACAAAGTTGGTGCAGATATTGTTATTGGTACCGATCCAGATTGCGACAGATTAGGTGTAGCTATTAGAGATACAGACGGAAACATGAAATTAATGAATGGGAACCAAACAATGGTTGTTATGACTGAATTCTTGTTAAAGAAGTGGAAAGAAGAAGGGAAAATGAATGGAAAACAATTTGTAGGATCAACAATTGTTTCTACTGAATTGGTGAATGATGTTGCTGCAAGTTATGGTGTTGAGACTAAAGTTGGTTTAACCGGTTTTAAATGGATCGCTAAAATGGTTAGAGATTTTCCTGAGCTAGACTTTATTGGTGGTGGAGAAGAAAGTTTTGGATACATGGTTGGTGGTTTTGTAAGAGATAAAGATGCAGTAACTGCAACACTTTTAGCTTGTGAAGTTGCTGCGTATGCTAAACAAAGCGGAAGTTCTTTCTATGAAGAATTATTAGCTATTTATGTTAAAAACAACTTCTATAAAGAGCATTTAATTTCAATTACTAAAAAAGGAATGGATGGGGCTGCAGAAATTCAGCAAATGTTAAGCGATATGCGTAACAATCCATTGACTGAAATTGATGGTGAAAAAGTAGAGTCTCTTTCTGATTATGACGCATCAACTAGAAAAAACTTAATAACTGGCGAAGTAACAAACATCGATTTACCAAAATCTAATGTTTTAATTTATCAAACAGAGTCTGGTACAAGAATTGCAGCGAGACCAAGTGGAACAGAACCAAAAATAAAGTTTTACTTTAGTGTGAACACATCTTTAGATACTAAAGAAAACGCTACTTCTGTAGAAGCTGCTTTAGATGCAAAAATTCAAAGAATTATTAAAGAAATGAAATTGAATTAA